Proteins encoded by one window of Brevibacterium atlanticum:
- the mgrA gene encoding L-glyceraldehyde 3-phosphate reductase, whose protein sequence is MYQAAENRYDSMTYRPVGRSGLALPALSLGLWHNFGDDVAFQNQRDIVRRAFDLGITHFDLANNYGPPPGSAETNFGRLLREDLAPYRDELIISTKAGWVMHPGPYGGPGGSRKYLLASLDASLRRLGLDYVDIFYSHRPDATTPLEETIGALDTAVRSGRALYAGISSYSAADTARASQIARDLGTSLLIHQPSYSMVNRWIEDDGLLDTTSDEGLGVICFSPLAQGLLTDKYLRGVPEDSRAGKATPSFKDGFLSEDNLARIRGLNDIASARGQSLAQMALAWALRDSRVSSLVIGASRLSQLEHNVAALDTAEFSDEELRAIDEFAVDSGVDIWGDARRSTAE, encoded by the coding sequence GTGTACCAGGCCGCGGAGAACCGCTACGATTCGATGACCTACCGCCCGGTCGGACGCTCCGGGCTCGCCCTGCCCGCCCTGTCACTGGGGCTGTGGCACAACTTCGGCGATGATGTCGCCTTCCAGAATCAGCGCGACATCGTCCGACGGGCATTCGACCTCGGCATCACGCATTTCGATCTGGCGAACAACTACGGTCCTCCTCCGGGCTCGGCCGAGACGAACTTCGGTCGCCTGCTGCGCGAGGACCTCGCACCCTACCGCGATGAGCTCATCATCTCGACGAAGGCCGGCTGGGTCATGCACCCCGGCCCCTACGGCGGTCCCGGAGGCAGCCGCAAGTACCTGTTGGCCAGCCTCGACGCGTCTTTGCGCCGACTCGGCCTCGACTATGTCGACATCTTCTACTCCCATCGCCCCGATGCCACGACCCCGCTCGAAGAGACCATCGGCGCCCTCGACACCGCAGTCCGATCGGGTCGCGCACTGTACGCGGGTATCTCCTCCTACTCTGCTGCGGACACCGCTCGCGCCTCTCAGATCGCTCGCGATCTCGGCACTTCGCTGCTCATCCATCAGCCCTCGTACTCGATGGTCAACCGGTGGATCGAGGACGATGGACTCCTCGACACGACGAGTGACGAGGGCCTGGGCGTCATCTGCTTCTCCCCGCTCGCGCAGGGCCTGCTCACCGACAAGTACCTCCGCGGAGTGCCCGAGGACTCACGTGCCGGCAAGGCCACGCCCTCGTTCAAGGACGGGTTCCTCTCCGAGGACAACCTCGCCCGCATCCGCGGACTCAACGACATCGCTTCCGCCCGCGGGCAGTCGCTGGCGCAGATGGCCCTGGCCTGGGCACTGCGTGACTCTCGGGTGTCCTCGCTGGTCATCGGGGCCAGCCGGTTAAGCCAGCTCGAGCACAATGTCGCGGCGCTCGACACGGCTGAGTTCAGCGACGAGGAGCTGCGCGCCATCGACGAATTCGCCGTCGACTCCGGCGTCGACATCTGGGGAGACGCCCGCCGCAGCACCGCGGAGTGA